In one Corallococcus sp. EGB genomic region, the following are encoded:
- the yidD gene encoding membrane protein insertion efficiency factor YidD, protein MSPLAFVIALPIRFYRRFLGPLLPKACRFHPSCSTYAMQALEKHGGLKGSALTVWRLLRCQPFHPGGFDPVP, encoded by the coding sequence ATGAGTCCACTCGCCTTCGTCATCGCGCTGCCCATCCGCTTCTACCGGCGGTTCCTGGGGCCTCTGCTGCCGAAGGCGTGCCGGTTCCACCCCTCGTGCTCCACCTACGCCATGCAGGCGCTGGAAAAACACGGCGGTTTGAAGGGCAGCGCCCTCACCGTCTGGCGCCTGCTGCGCTGCCAGCCATTCCACCCCGGTGGATTCGATCCCGTCCCCTGA